A genome region from Pseudomonas helmanticensis includes the following:
- a CDS encoding aminotransferase class V-fold PLP-dependent enzyme: MSKLYPSIDPEGLVEYSVVYTDRSLNHMSQSFQAVMKNISQTLKQVYNAEAVAVVPGSGTFGMEAVARQFATGQQCLVIRNGWFSYRWSQILEMGNIPAATTVLKARPVDAGHQAAYAPPPLDEVLAAIAAHKPKIVFAPHVETSSGIILPDEYLRAVGDAVYAVGGLFVLDCIASGTLWVDMHKCAVDLLISAPQKGWSASPCCALVMFSPLALERIEHTQSSSFACDLKKWLQIMQAYEQGGHAYHATMPSDSLARFNEVMKETQVYGFDKIRDEQQALGDQVRAMLTGKGFKSVAAKGFQAPGVVVSYTDDADIKNGKKFANHGLQIAAGVPLQCDEPADFQTFRIGLFGLEKLHNIERTVSTLEQAVDEVMVG; this comes from the coding sequence ATGTCGAAGCTCTATCCCAGTATCGATCCCGAGGGGTTGGTCGAGTACTCCGTGGTCTACACTGATCGCTCGCTGAACCACATGTCGCAGTCCTTTCAAGCGGTGATGAAGAATATTTCCCAGACCCTGAAACAGGTCTACAACGCCGAGGCGGTTGCGGTGGTGCCGGGTAGCGGCACATTTGGCATGGAAGCGGTGGCGCGGCAGTTTGCGACCGGCCAGCAATGCCTGGTGATACGCAATGGCTGGTTCAGTTATCGCTGGAGCCAGATCCTTGAGATGGGCAACATCCCGGCGGCCACCACGGTGCTGAAAGCTCGCCCCGTCGACGCCGGTCACCAGGCTGCCTATGCCCCACCGCCGCTGGACGAAGTGCTGGCAGCCATCGCGGCGCATAAGCCGAAAATTGTCTTCGCGCCCCACGTTGAAACGTCCTCCGGGATTATCCTGCCCGACGAGTATTTGCGAGCCGTCGGCGACGCCGTGTATGCAGTGGGTGGCCTGTTCGTGCTGGACTGCATCGCCTCGGGCACGCTTTGGGTTGATATGCACAAATGCGCCGTCGACCTACTGATCAGCGCCCCGCAAAAAGGCTGGAGCGCCTCCCCTTGCTGCGCGCTGGTGATGTTCAGCCCTTTGGCCCTTGAGCGCATCGAGCACACGCAAAGCAGTAGCTTCGCCTGCGACTTGAAAAAATGGCTGCAAATCATGCAGGCCTACGAACAGGGCGGCCACGCCTACCACGCGACCATGCCCAGCGATTCCCTCGCGCGGTTTAACGAGGTGATGAAAGAAACGCAGGTCTACGGCTTCGACAAGATTCGCGACGAACAACAGGCGCTCGGCGATCAGGTGCGCGCCATGTTGACCGGCAAGGGCTTCAAAAGCGTGGCCGCTAAAGGCTTTCAGGCCCCAGGTGTGGTGGTGAGCTACACCGACGATGCCGACATCAAAAACGGCAAGAAATTTGCCAACCACGGTCTGCAGATCGCCGCCGGCGTGCCGTTGCAATGCGACGAACCGGCCGACTTCCAGACCTTCCGCATCGGCCTGTTTGGGCTGGAAAAACTGCACAATATCGAGCGCACGGTGAGCACGCTGGAGCAGGCGGTGGATGAGGTGATGGTTGGCTGA
- a CDS encoding ASCH domain-containing protein, with amino-acid sequence MSIIDDLKARYPGAIAWPFGDTPEMADKLAELVAKGVKTATCSSLSSFKLESEPPTIGGYNIVLNGNGEPVCVTRVTSMRIVRYCDVDQNLARKEGEGDLSLRYWMQGHKDFFQREGSFNEAMELVAEEFELIEML; translated from the coding sequence ATGAGCATTATTGATGATTTAAAGGCCAGGTACCCCGGAGCCATTGCGTGGCCGTTTGGAGATACTCCAGAAATGGCAGATAAGCTGGCAGAACTGGTCGCCAAAGGAGTAAAAACGGCGACATGCAGCTCCCTTTCGTCATTCAAACTTGAAAGTGAACCGCCCACTATCGGCGGTTACAACATTGTTCTAAATGGTAACGGCGAACCTGTCTGTGTCACTCGAGTTACTTCGATGCGCATCGTTCGGTACTGCGATGTGGATCAGAACCTTGCTAGAAAGGAAGGTGAAGGGGATCTCAGCCTCAGGTACTGGATGCAAGGTCATAAAGATTTTTTCCAAAGAGAGGGCTCGTTCAACGAGGCCATGGAACTTGTGGCAGAGGAATTTGAGTTGATCGAAATGTTGTAA
- a CDS encoding bestrophin family protein, translating to MKAAIVKKYRLIIKTLGYVGWALFWLLLWDIAVTVDFMLFLNAKLNLPLMPLTLLGSALIVLISFRNSSAYNRWWEARTLWGSMINSSRSFARQVLTLLDDPGSEVNPVKSTLLRRHVAYVNCLAAHLQGLPCPDEIRAFIPADEFARSGTTNNFANDILTGSAALLAREYKAGRLDSIRLARLESTLVDLSNSQGGMERIANTPLPYPYVYFPRLFISLFCLIVPVGLVESLGWFTPLASTVVGFMLLAIERIGTDLQSPFRHSEHQIQMEALCETIEKNLQSMQRDSLDTERRSEASPQPL from the coding sequence TTGAAAGCTGCCATCGTCAAAAAATACCGTCTGATCATCAAGACCCTGGGCTATGTCGGCTGGGCGTTGTTCTGGCTGTTGCTCTGGGACATCGCGGTCACGGTCGACTTCATGCTGTTTCTCAACGCCAAGCTGAATTTGCCGCTGATGCCCCTGACGTTATTGGGTTCGGCATTGATCGTGCTGATCAGTTTTCGTAACAGCAGCGCCTACAACCGCTGGTGGGAGGCGCGGACATTGTGGGGCTCGATGATCAACAGTTCGCGCAGCTTCGCCCGGCAGGTGCTGACGTTGCTGGATGACCCCGGCAGCGAGGTGAATCCGGTCAAGTCGACGTTGTTGCGCCGCCACGTTGCTTACGTCAATTGCCTCGCGGCGCATCTGCAAGGTTTGCCTTGTCCCGATGAAATCCGGGCGTTTATTCCCGCTGATGAATTCGCCCGCAGTGGCACGACCAATAATTTCGCCAACGACATTCTCACCGGCTCCGCTGCGCTCCTGGCGCGGGAATACAAGGCCGGGCGGCTGGACAGCATTCGTCTGGCACGGCTGGAGTCGACGCTGGTGGACCTTTCGAACAGTCAGGGCGGTATGGAGCGGATCGCCAATACGCCGCTGCCCTACCCTTATGTGTATTTTCCGCGCCTGTTTATTTCGCTGTTCTGCCTGATCGTGCCAGTGGGACTGGTGGAATCGTTGGGTTGGTTCACGCCGCTGGCCTCGACCGTGGTCGGTTTTATGCTGTTGGCCATCGAGCGCATTGGCACGGATCTGCAGAGTCCGTTTCGCCACAGCGAACATCAGATTCAGATGGAAGCGTTGTGCGAAACCATCGAGAAAAACCTGCAGTCGATGCAGCGTGATTCTTTGGACACTGAACGGCGCAGCGAAGCTTCCCCACAGCCTTTGTAG
- a CDS encoding glucose/quinate/shikimate family membrane-bound PQQ-dependent dehydrogenase, with product MKQSQRLSGISKFILVGLGVVIVLLGLALAAGGVKLVSLGGSWYFLVGGLVMAVSGLLIARFKLSGAWLFAAFLVGTAIWAVSDAGLVFWPVFSRLFMFSVIGLVVALVYPLLKRANGGVAGRGTYAVAAVLAVGVAVAAGNMFVAHPTVAATGTGPGLTPVEPDKAQKDWAHYGNTEGGSRFAALDQINRNNVDKLKVAWTYHTGDVAESDGNGAEDQLTPLQIGNKVFICTPHNNLIALDADTGKELWKNSINAKSKVWQRCRGMAYFDATASIAQPSNSTIIEAKPEPAANCRRRLLTNTIDARLIAVDADTGEFCENFGTNGQVDLKAGLGDVPDSYYQLSSAPLMAGTTVVVGGRVADNVQTDMPGGVIRGFDVITGAMRWAFDPGNPQDKKAPADGSTYVRSTPNSWAPMSYDPATNTVFLPMGSSSTDIYGVERSKLDHTYGASILALDATTGAERWVFQTVHNDLWDFDLPMQPSLIDFTKDGKTVPALVIGTKAGQIYVLDRATGKPLTDVKEVPVKAANIPNEPYSPTQPKSLGMPQIGAQHLTEADMWGATPYDQLLCRIDFKGMRYDGLYTAPGMDKSLSFPGSLGGMNWGSISTDPVHGFIFVNDMRLGLWIQMIPSQNKGQAAGGGEALNTGMGAVPLKGTPYAVNKNRFLSVAGIPCQAPPFGTLTAIDMKTQKIAWQVPVGTVEDTGPLGIRMHLPIKIGLPTLGGTLSTQGGLIFIAGTQDFYLRAFNSGNGEEIWKARLPVGSQGGPMTYVSPKTGKQYIVITAGGARQSTDRGDYVMAYALP from the coding sequence GTGAAGCAGAGTCAACGCCTCTCGGGCATATCAAAATTCATTCTGGTCGGGCTGGGCGTCGTCATCGTCCTGCTCGGCTTGGCGCTGGCTGCGGGCGGCGTGAAGTTGGTCAGCCTGGGAGGGTCGTGGTACTTCCTGGTGGGTGGCTTGGTCATGGCCGTTTCCGGTCTGCTGATCGCGCGCTTCAAACTGAGCGGTGCCTGGTTGTTTGCAGCGTTCCTGGTCGGGACGGCGATCTGGGCTGTCAGCGATGCCGGTCTGGTGTTCTGGCCAGTGTTCTCGCGCCTGTTCATGTTCAGTGTGATCGGCCTGGTCGTGGCGCTGGTTTATCCGCTACTCAAACGTGCCAACGGCGGCGTTGCGGGTCGCGGCACTTACGCCGTGGCTGCGGTGCTGGCGGTTGGCGTGGCTGTGGCGGCTGGCAACATGTTCGTCGCACATCCGACCGTTGCTGCCACCGGCACTGGCCCGGGCCTGACTCCGGTTGAACCGGACAAGGCGCAAAAAGATTGGGCGCACTACGGCAATACCGAAGGTGGCAGCCGCTTCGCAGCGCTGGACCAGATCAACCGCAACAACGTCGACAAGCTGAAAGTTGCCTGGACCTATCACACCGGTGACGTCGCCGAGAGCGATGGCAACGGTGCTGAAGATCAGCTGACCCCACTGCAAATCGGCAACAAAGTCTTCATCTGCACCCCGCACAACAATTTGATCGCACTCGATGCCGACACCGGCAAAGAACTGTGGAAGAACTCGATCAACGCGAAGTCGAAAGTCTGGCAGCGCTGCCGTGGCATGGCGTATTTCGATGCCACCGCTTCTATCGCCCAGCCAAGCAATTCGACGATCATCGAAGCCAAACCGGAGCCGGCCGCCAATTGCCGACGCCGTCTGCTGACCAACACCATCGATGCCCGCCTGATCGCGGTCGATGCTGACACCGGTGAGTTCTGTGAGAATTTCGGCACCAATGGCCAGGTTGATCTGAAGGCTGGCCTCGGCGATGTGCCGGACAGCTACTATCAGTTGTCTTCCGCGCCGTTGATGGCCGGCACCACCGTGGTGGTTGGCGGTCGCGTGGCGGACAACGTGCAGACCGACATGCCAGGTGGCGTGATCCGTGGTTTCGACGTGATCACAGGCGCCATGCGCTGGGCGTTCGACCCGGGCAACCCGCAAGATAAAAAGGCCCCGGCAGACGGCAGCACTTACGTGCGCAGCACGCCGAACAGCTGGGCACCGATGTCCTACGACCCGGCCACTAACACCGTATTCCTGCCGATGGGCAGTTCGTCCACCGACATCTATGGTGTCGAGCGCAGCAAACTGGATCACACTTACGGCGCCTCGATCCTCGCGCTGGACGCCACGACCGGCGCCGAGCGCTGGGTGTTCCAGACCGTGCACAACGATCTCTGGGACTTCGACCTGCCGATGCAGCCGAGCCTGATCGACTTCACCAAGGACGGCAAAACCGTTCCCGCACTGGTCATCGGCACCAAGGCCGGGCAGATCTACGTCCTCGACCGCGCCACCGGCAAACCACTGACTGACGTGAAAGAAGTGCCGGTCAAAGCGGCGAACATCCCGAACGAACCGTACTCCCCTACCCAGCCGAAATCGCTGGGAATGCCGCAGATCGGTGCGCAGCACCTGACCGAAGCGGACATGTGGGGCGCAACACCGTACGACCAGTTGCTCTGCCGCATCGACTTCAAAGGCATGCGTTACGACGGCCTGTACACCGCGCCGGGCATGGACAAATCGTTGAGCTTCCCGGGTTCGCTGGGCGGCATGAACTGGGGCAGCATCTCGACTGACCCGGTGCACGGTTTCATCTTCGTCAATGACATGCGCCTGGGTCTGTGGATTCAGATGATCCCGTCGCAGAACAAAGGCCAGGCCGCTGGCGGTGGCGAAGCGCTGAACACCGGCATGGGCGCCGTTCCGCTGAAAGGCACGCCTTACGCCGTGAACAAGAACCGCTTCCTGTCGGTGGCCGGCATTCCGTGTCAGGCGCCACCGTTCGGCACGCTGACCGCGATCGACATGAAAACCCAGAAAATCGCCTGGCAGGTTCCGGTCGGCACGGTTGAAGACACCGGTCCACTGGGCATCCGCATGCACCTGCCGATCAAGATCGGTCTGCCAACGCTCGGCGGCACCCTGTCGACCCAAGGTGGCTTGATCTTCATCGCCGGCACCCAGGACTTCTACCTGCGCGCATTCAACAGCGGCAACGGTGAAGAAATCTGGAAGGCACGTCTGCCCGTCGGCAGCCAGGGCGGCCCGATGACGTACGTTTCGCCGAAAACCGGCAAGCAGTACATCGTCATCACCGCCGGCGGCGCGCGCCAGTCGACGGATCGTGGCGATTACGTCATGGCCTACGCCTTGCCGTAA
- a CDS encoding carbohydrate porin produces the protein MVLAVGFSRSDLFKGLLLGLTCTTALPALAADDSDLLTRSTLTGDWGGLRHQMDEQGVKFTGDYSGETAYNADGGLHRSARYSQNIKLGVQFDLSKLYGFDNAGKVQLTINDRRGNSASEDLVGNRLPIQENYGGLYTRLTELSYERSLFTPALNVKLGYMAMGNDLGGLDSGILCNFMNAGFCGHPLNMSGGSGWTNYPNAHLGVRVKYDLSSSWQLRVAAFNVDPESNGNSSRAWHLGPKHTTGTVVPIELVYKHAGELPGEYKVGYYYDSSDVKRIGSDKDVSGRGGHYLLVDQAVWSSPSSVGRSLHAFGQYSAASEAASPFSKWYGTGVVLYKPFEGRPHDTVALGYGRAVPNPRSRDVQQDAALANGAAFPNLDSAEQLIELGYGYQATPWLTLRPNVQYIIEPGAFSGQDIDNALVVGLQVKAAL, from the coding sequence ATGGTTTTGGCTGTTGGTTTCTCTCGTTCCGACCTGTTCAAAGGCCTGTTGCTGGGCCTGACTTGCACCACCGCCCTCCCCGCGCTGGCCGCTGACGATTCCGATCTGTTGACCCGCAGCACCCTCACCGGTGACTGGGGTGGCTTGCGTCACCAAATGGATGAACAAGGCGTCAAGTTCACCGGCGACTACAGCGGCGAAACCGCCTACAACGCTGATGGTGGCTTGCATCGCTCGGCGCGCTACTCGCAGAACATCAAGCTCGGTGTGCAGTTCGACCTGAGCAAGTTGTACGGCTTCGACAACGCCGGCAAAGTCCAGCTGACCATCAACGACCGTCGTGGCAACAGCGCCTCGGAAGACCTGGTCGGCAACCGTCTGCCGATCCAGGAAAACTACGGTGGCCTGTACACGCGCCTGACCGAACTCAGTTACGAGCGCAGCCTGTTCACCCCCGCGCTCAACGTCAAACTCGGCTACATGGCCATGGGCAACGACCTCGGTGGCCTCGACAGCGGCATTCTCTGCAACTTCATGAACGCCGGTTTCTGCGGGCATCCGCTGAACATGTCCGGCGGCAGCGGCTGGACCAACTACCCCAATGCGCACTTGGGCGTGCGGGTGAAGTACGACCTGTCGTCGTCCTGGCAATTGCGCGTGGCGGCGTTCAACGTCGACCCGGAAAGTAACGGCAACTCCAGCCGCGCCTGGCACCTTGGCCCGAAACACACGACGGGCACCGTGGTGCCGATCGAGTTGGTGTACAAGCACGCCGGTGAGCTGCCCGGCGAATACAAGGTCGGTTACTACTACGACAGCTCCGACGTGAAACGCATCGGCAGCGACAAAGACGTGTCCGGTCGTGGCGGTCATTACCTGCTGGTCGATCAGGCCGTGTGGAGTTCACCCTCGTCTGTAGGCCGCAGTCTGCACGCTTTCGGTCAGTACTCGGCAGCTAGCGAAGCAGCCTCGCCGTTCAGCAAGTGGTACGGCACCGGCGTGGTTCTGTACAAACCGTTCGAGGGCCGCCCGCATGACACCGTCGCGCTGGGTTATGGCCGCGCCGTACCCAACCCGCGCAGCCGCGATGTGCAGCAAGACGCCGCGCTCGCCAATGGCGCCGCGTTCCCCAATCTGGACAGCGCTGAACAATTGATCGAACTCGGTTACGGCTATCAAGCCACACCTTGGCTGACCCTGCGCCCGAACGTGCAATACATCATCGAACCGGGCGCGTTCTCCGGACAAGACATCGACAACGCCCTGGTCGTGGGCCTGCAAGTAAAAGCCGCCCTCTAA
- a CDS encoding DUF2252 family protein, whose amino-acid sequence MKTPRPSARLETLSQLRNFKMARSAHAYVRGSTVQFYEWLHSQPGRRLPHGPAVWICGDCHAGNLGPTGDLKGRIDIHIRDLDQTVIGNPAHDLVRLALSLATAARGSDLPGVATARMLEEMMRGYEQAFVDDVDKEPPRPAQVKAGMRNAVQRTWKHLAQERIENTQPTIPLGKHFWSLSRAERAALKTLYSTDEIHGLVTALKGRSKDDRVKLLDSAYWVKGCSSLGLNRYAVLLGVGDDDDQDFCLLDIKEAVAAAAPRAARARMPRDNGKRVVEGARFLSPGLGNRMIATRVLDHGFFIRELLPQDMKLELDQLSQRDAMLAAGYLARVVGIAHARQMDLATRASWMRDLQACRSKTLDAPSWLWSSVVQLVGSHEKGYLEHCRRYALQH is encoded by the coding sequence ATGAAAACACCTCGTCCCTCCGCACGCCTGGAAACCCTTTCGCAACTGCGAAACTTCAAGATGGCGAGGTCGGCTCATGCTTATGTTCGGGGCAGCACCGTGCAGTTTTATGAATGGCTGCACAGCCAGCCCGGCCGGCGCCTGCCGCACGGACCGGCGGTGTGGATCTGCGGCGATTGTCACGCCGGTAACCTCGGGCCCACTGGCGATTTGAAAGGGCGGATCGACATCCACATTCGTGACCTGGATCAGACCGTCATTGGCAACCCCGCGCACGATCTCGTCAGGCTGGCGTTGTCACTGGCCACGGCAGCGCGTGGCTCCGATCTGCCCGGCGTCGCCACCGCGCGCATGCTCGAAGAAATGATGCGCGGCTACGAGCAGGCCTTTGTCGACGATGTCGATAAAGAACCGCCGCGCCCGGCGCAAGTGAAGGCGGGCATGCGCAACGCCGTGCAACGCACCTGGAAGCATCTGGCGCAGGAACGCATCGAGAACACCCAACCGACGATTCCTTTGGGCAAACACTTCTGGTCACTTTCGCGCGCAGAACGTGCGGCGCTGAAGACCCTGTACTCGACCGATGAAATCCATGGTTTGGTGACTGCTTTGAAAGGCCGGTCGAAGGATGACCGCGTCAAATTGCTCGACTCGGCGTACTGGGTCAAAGGCTGCAGCTCTTTGGGTTTGAACCGTTACGCAGTGCTTTTGGGCGTGGGCGACGACGATGATCAGGACTTCTGCCTGCTCGATATCAAGGAAGCAGTGGCCGCTGCTGCACCGCGTGCGGCCAGGGCGCGGATGCCGCGTGACAACGGTAAACGGGTGGTCGAAGGGGCGCGGTTTCTATCGCCGGGATTGGGTAACCGAATGATTGCGACACGGGTGCTCGACCACGGTTTTTTTATCCGCGAATTGCTGCCGCAAGACATGAAGCTGGAACTCGATCAGTTGAGCCAACGCGATGCCATGCTGGCAGCGGGTTATCTGGCGCGAGTGGTCGGGATCGCCCATGCACGGCAAATGGACCTGGCGACGCGGGCTTCATGGATGCGCGATCTGCAGGCGTGCCGTTCAAAGACCCTCGATGCGCCGTCGTGGTTATGGTCGAGCGTTGTGCAGTTGGTCGGCAGTCACGAGAAAGGCTATCTGGAGCATTGCCGCCGGTATGCACTGCAACACTGA
- a CDS encoding glutamine synthetase family protein, producing MDAVCADLLAEVRAFRQQHPEVRYVELISLDIPGHFYGKRYPVDMLEKVAAGSALKLPQNCVLLGVQGGLFKIGDYCFNDGDPDALRRLVPGTLKPVTWEAQPLGQMLITSDGTEKPIEFEPREVLAQVLNRLARKGIHPVVAFELEFYLFDKKLRDGLPQFPRDELSDDADDQPNMHIERLSRFAPVLDDMVEATRAQGIDATVITAELGPGQFEINFGHLDDGLRAADWSALFCRSTRGVALKHGYRASFMAKPYLQHPGSGMHVHVSLYDAAGNNLLAANQQQPLRHAVAGCLELLPHSMPIFAPNQNAMRRLGGTVNTATQASWGFEDRDACLRIPESDAKNLRIEYRLAGADANPYLVLAAILVGMEHGLQARKEPIAPLNEDRSSGIDFPKEMFEAVRAMQHQPQLREGLGAEFVDVYCENKRQDHQAFMQEINAREYRWYL from the coding sequence ATGGACGCTGTCTGCGCCGACCTGCTGGCTGAAGTGCGTGCGTTTCGCCAACAACACCCTGAAGTGCGTTATGTCGAGCTGATTTCCCTGGACATCCCCGGGCATTTTTACGGCAAGCGCTATCCCGTCGACATGCTCGAAAAAGTCGCGGCGGGCAGTGCACTCAAATTGCCGCAGAACTGCGTGTTGCTGGGCGTGCAGGGCGGGCTGTTCAAGATTGGCGATTACTGCTTCAACGACGGCGATCCGGATGCGCTGCGGCGGTTGGTGCCGGGCACATTGAAACCGGTGACCTGGGAAGCGCAGCCGCTGGGACAGATGTTGATCACCTCGGACGGCACCGAAAAGCCGATTGAATTCGAACCGCGTGAAGTCCTCGCGCAGGTGCTGAACCGGCTGGCGCGCAAAGGCATTCATCCGGTGGTGGCGTTTGAGCTGGAGTTTTATCTGTTCGATAAAAAGCTGCGCGACGGCCTGCCGCAATTCCCCCGTGACGAACTGAGCGACGACGCTGATGATCAGCCGAACATGCACATTGAACGCCTATCGCGGTTTGCCCCGGTGCTGGATGACATGGTCGAGGCGACGCGGGCGCAAGGTATCGATGCCACGGTGATCACTGCGGAGCTTGGGCCGGGTCAGTTCGAAATCAATTTCGGCCACCTCGATGACGGTTTGCGTGCGGCCGATTGGTCGGCGTTGTTCTGCCGCAGTACGCGCGGGGTTGCCCTCAAACACGGTTATCGCGCCAGTTTCATGGCCAAACCTTATTTGCAGCACCCGGGCAGCGGCATGCATGTGCATGTCAGCCTTTACGACGCGGCGGGCAATAATCTGCTCGCGGCGAATCAGCAACAGCCGTTGCGCCATGCCGTGGCGGGGTGCCTGGAATTGTTGCCGCACAGCATGCCGATCTTCGCCCCGAACCAGAATGCCATGCGCCGTTTGGGCGGCACGGTCAATACGGCGACCCAGGCGAGTTGGGGTTTTGAGGATCGCGATGCCTGCTTGCGCATTCCTGAATCGGACGCGAAGAACCTGCGCATCGAATATCGCCTCGCCGGAGCGGATGCCAATCCGTATCTGGTGCTGGCAGCGATTCTGGTGGGCATGGAACATGGGCTGCAAGCACGCAAAGAGCCGATTGCGCCGCTGAATGAGGATCGCAGCAGCGGCATTGATTTCCCCAAGGAGATGTTTGAAGCCGTGCGCGCAATGCAGCATCAGCCGCAGTTGCGTGAAGGCTTGGGTGCCGAGTTTGTCGATGTCTATTGCGAGAACAAACGCCAGGATCATCAGGCGTTCATGCAGGAGATCAATGCGCGGGAGTATCGGTGGTATTTGTGA
- a CDS encoding helix-turn-helix domain-containing protein — MNKQEEIAALAILIHDLRKHKKCTLKELADRIGRSVGFLSQVERGLSRPTVADLTAISETFGVPTTYFYSLPKPKELPWVTRPDERRTLYYANGITDILVSPQMRASFSMLESHLEAGASSGDRHLTDSSEQGGYVLEGELTLWLGDDPEPTTLKAGDSFQFDSHTRCRYGNLTEQLTRVLWVYT; from the coding sequence ATGAACAAGCAAGAAGAAATTGCCGCGCTGGCGATCCTCATCCACGACCTGCGCAAACACAAGAAGTGCACCCTTAAGGAACTGGCCGACAGGATCGGGCGCTCGGTGGGTTTTCTCTCGCAAGTCGAGCGCGGCCTGTCACGGCCAACCGTCGCCGACCTGACCGCGATCAGCGAAACCTTTGGCGTGCCGACCACCTACTTCTACAGCCTGCCCAAACCCAAAGAGCTGCCGTGGGTGACGCGCCCGGACGAGCGCCGCACGTTGTATTACGCCAACGGCATTACCGACATTCTGGTGTCGCCACAGATGCGCGCCTCGTTTTCGATGCTCGAAAGTCATCTGGAAGCAGGCGCCAGCAGTGGCGACCGGCATTTGACGGACAGCTCGGAGCAGGGCGGTTACGTGCTCGAAGGCGAGCTGACGCTGTGGCTCGGCGATGACCCGGAACCGACCACGCTGAAGGCCGGCGACAGCTTTCAGTTCGACAGCCACACCCGTTGCCGCTACGGCAATCTCACCGAACAGCTCACGCGAGTGCTGTGGGTCTACACCTGA
- a CDS encoding NAD(P)/FAD-dependent oxidoreductase, with the protein MFQQSTQHVDSYYAHSCADILCTRPALAGEQQTDVVIIGAGFSGLHTALRLALAGKRVTLLEASRVAWAASGRNGGQAILGWSCDMPPLEAALGHERARRLWDGMRWAAEELRALPARHGFDCDYRPGHLWTSVMPRRVSLLREWQHEASHKWGHDALQFIPREELPAWVASDRYQAGLYDPEGAHLNPLKLALGLAAAIERAGGQIHEQSKALNYQEEGSGFRVNTERGSVRADVLILACNAYLDELDPQLSSCILPVGTYQVATAPLTAEQACTLLPSNVCVTDNQFVLDYFRRTPDHRLLFGGGCTYLGGMPKDIAAATRPFLQWVFPQLKGVDVEFAWGGHIDLTLKRTPDVGREGNRYWLQGYSGHGVLPTLAAARAVSDAILGDADELALYQSLSNGRFPGGKHFAAPLEAIGKAWYRLRDSV; encoded by the coding sequence ATGTTTCAGCAATCCACGCAGCACGTCGACAGCTATTACGCCCACAGTTGCGCCGATATCCTGTGCACCCGACCTGCGCTGGCAGGCGAACAACAGACTGACGTTGTGATCATCGGCGCAGGCTTCAGTGGCCTGCACACAGCGTTGCGCCTGGCGCTGGCCGGTAAACGCGTGACCTTGCTGGAGGCCAGTCGGGTGGCGTGGGCTGCTTCGGGGCGCAATGGCGGGCAGGCGATTCTCGGCTGGTCGTGCGACATGCCGCCGCTGGAAGCTGCGCTGGGCCATGAACGGGCCAGGCGCCTGTGGGATGGCATGCGCTGGGCTGCCGAGGAATTGCGGGCGTTGCCGGCGCGCCATGGTTTCGATTGCGATTATCGGCCCGGGCATTTGTGGACGTCGGTCATGCCGCGTCGAGTCAGCCTGCTGCGCGAATGGCAACACGAGGCCAGCCACAAATGGGGCCACGACGCCTTGCAGTTCATCCCTCGTGAAGAGCTGCCGGCGTGGGTCGCCAGTGATCGTTATCAGGCCGGGCTGTACGACCCGGAAGGTGCGCACCTCAATCCTTTGAAACTGGCCCTCGGCCTCGCCGCCGCCATCGAGCGTGCCGGCGGCCAGATTCATGAACAAAGCAAAGCGCTCAATTATCAGGAGGAGGGCAGTGGTTTTCGGGTCAACACCGAGCGTGGTTCGGTTCGCGCCGATGTGCTGATCCTCGCCTGCAACGCTTATCTGGATGAACTCGATCCGCAACTGTCCAGCTGCATCTTGCCGGTGGGCACTTATCAAGTCGCCACGGCGCCACTGACAGCCGAACAAGCCTGCACATTGCTGCCGAGTAACGTCTGCGTGACCGACAACCAGTTCGTCCTCGATTACTTCCGGCGTACCCCCGATCACCGTCTGTTGTTCGGCGGCGGCTGCACCTATCTCGGCGGTATGCCCAAGGATATTGCGGCGGCGACCCGGCCATTTCTGCAGTGGGTCTTCCCGCAACTGAAAGGCGTCGACGTCGAATTCGCCTGGGGCGGGCACATCGATCTGACCCTCAAACGCACGCCTGATGTCGGACGCGAGGGCAACCGGTACTGGCTGCAAGGTTATTCCGGCCACGGCGTGTTGCCGACGCTGGCCGCCGCCCGCGCGGTATCTGATGCGATTCTCGGCGACGCCGACGAGTTGGCGTTGTACCAAAGCCTGAGCAACGGCCGTTTCCCCGGCGGCAAACACTTCGCGGCGCCGCTGGAAGCCATCGGCAAAGCCTGGTATCGACTGCGCGACAGCGTCTGA